One segment of Podospora pseudopauciseta strain CBS 411.78 chromosome 5 map unlocalized CBS411.78m_5.2, whole genome shotgun sequence DNA contains the following:
- a CDS encoding uncharacterized protein (COG:M; EggNog:ENOG503PEVQ) codes for MGIIQLLLEKGADPNGADDDGDISLISCSVFQQVEVTQLLLKHGAQVDVANNDGKKAIHAAATECDPRMIRLLLEAGADPNITTKPKFWPLRRAVLTSNMELLNLLLSHGADVNLSDSKGRNIVHFACAQSDANILKRVVEASPDALPQQHDDNGGTPLHVAVQNDNEEITLALMELGGASKRQRAE; via the coding sequence ATGGGCATCATCCAGCTACTGCTCGAAAAAGGGGCCGACCCGAATGGTGCTGATGACGATGGTGATATCTCACTGATTTCATGTTCTGTGTTCCAGCAGGTCGAGGTCACGCAGTTGCTCCTCAAACACGGTGCCCAAGTTGACGTAGCAAACAACGACGGAAAGAAGGCTATCCATGCGGCTGCCACGGAGTGCGATCCGAGAATGATACGACTCCTCCTGGAAGCCGGGGCGGACCCCAATATTACAACCAAACCCAAATTTTGGCCCCTACGGAGGGCCGTCCTAACTTCCAACATGGAACTTCTGAATCTTCTCCTCAGTCATGGCGCAGACGTCAATTTGTCGGATAGCAAGGGCAGAAACATTGTTCACTTCGCTTGCGCACAATCTGATGCCAACATCCTCAAGAGGGTCGTAGAGGCCAGTCCCGATGCTCTTCCGCAGCAGCATGATGACAATGGAGGAACGCCCCTGCACGTCGCCGTGCAGAACGACAATGAAGAGATTACCCTAGCTCTGATGGAACTTGGTGGTGCTAGTAAAAGGCAGCGGGCGGAGTAA
- a CDS encoding uncharacterized protein (COG:S; EggNog:ENOG503P0HQ): MSHPHSRQICTDCTVIFQKAGSVLTSGIIETVSSLPLDQSYRDRIIRHVHQNQCDMCSLISNTIPAINDPLDSKRTAELRFTLLHNLTSVNLRLWEFCAEDQKARSHAGGLSIEDVRNGRSTRILSAPTTWSAETLGQIKDWLETCLSSHAQCANRSSGRLPRRLIDVWSTTEPLPKHFDQLSLENSQNIRVVVSESLPQDTKYLTLSHRWGNPPKLLLTTQTQFLLKEDIVPHLLACDEAAVFRHAIQVTRGLGFRYIWIDALCIEQDNGPEKAVDIMHMDEVYTNSSLNLSASVASVLDGLVFDRDLSSINPCRATVVVEAGQESVALQATPEGFHSLRAVGPLYERGWVYQERLLAPRIAHFLSDQVYWECHALDASEVLPEGYQDGLERQTRGMAAITKGLSADELELRWFRLVEDYTATALTYPDDRLLAVSALAKQFSSVAKRNPNDYLAGMWKDSLLPSLVWLLAEYEEGSEPQRSSDAPRETEVAPSWSWASIMDTVSWPQSSEYTRTVPSVELVDVEVDRTSQNLFDGTNLCRLRLRGHMRKIYRYIENGQPWISISGTVRFPEVLEINEEFFDHPLALSWDTCRESVALALKDDSDWLPGRTYFLLHIGAEQTAYCGDWEPAAEEGIILEKTPEHGTYRRVGHFLVPYLSIQDYESFELAGAFHRGFEGLLDENSGDYHELDPDGSTFTSYISTGIPPLTI; encoded by the exons ATGTCACACCCCCACAGCCGGCAGATATGCACCGACTGCACCGTAATCTTCCAAAAGGCAGGTTCTGTCTTGACATCGGGAATCATCGAAACAGTCTCGTCCCTGCCATTGGATCAGTCATACCGAGACCGAATAATCCGACACGTTCATCAAAACCAATGTGACATGTGCTCTctcatcagcaacaccatcccGGCAATCAATGACCCCCTAGACTCCAAAAGAACAGCAGAGCTCAGGTTTACTCTGCTGCACAACCTGACGAGTGTGAATCTCAGGCTTTGGGAGTTTTGTGCCGAGGACCAAAAGGCTAGATCTCATGCAGGGGGTTTGAGCATCGAAGATG TTCGGAATGGAAGAAGTACCCGCATACTCAGTGCCCCTACTACATGGTCAGCTGAAACGCTGGGCCAGATCAAGGACTGGTTGGAAACATGCCTTTCATCGCATGCCCAGTGCGCAAACCGGTCCTCAGGCCGTCTCCCACGGCGTCTGATAGACGTTTGGTCTACCACCGAGCCGCTGCCGAAACACTTTGATCAACTGAGTCTTGAAAACTCTCAGAACATCCGCGTAGTAGTGTCCGAATCTCTGCCCCAAGACACAAAGTACCTCACCCTCAGCCACAGATGGGGCAATCCACCCAAGCTgctcctcaccacccagaCTCAGTTCCTGCTAAAAGAAGACATAGTCCCCCATCTTCTAGCGTGCGACGAAGCAGCGGTATTCCGCCATGCCATCCAAGTCACGCGTGGGCTTGGATTCCGATACATATGGATTGACGCTCTCTGCATCGAGCAAGACAACGGACCAGAGAAAGCAGTTGATATCATGCACATGGACGAGGTCTACACCAATTCATCTTTGAATCTCTCGGCTTCCGTAGCCAGTGTGCTTGACGGGCTAGTCTTTGATCGAGACTTGTCGTCGATCAATCCTTGTCGGGCGACGGTCGTCGTCGAAGCTGGTCAAGAAAGCGTTGCCCTGCAGGCAACTCCCGAAGGGTTTCATTCCTTGCGGGCTGTTGGACCCCTTTACGAACGAGGCTGGGTGTATCAAGAGAGGTTGCTCGCACCGCGCATTGCACATTTCTTGTCGGACCAAGTGTACTGGGAGTGTCATGCTTTGGACGCATCTGAGGTTCTCCCCGAGGGATATCAAGATGGATTGGAGCGCCAGACACGGGGTATGGCGGCGATTACGAAGGGGCTATCTGCTGACGAACTGGAACTGCGATGGTTCCGTCTTGTGGAAGACTACACTGCCACGGCTCTGACATATCCGGATGATCGCCTGCTAGCTGTGTCAGCTTTGGCTAAGCAGTTTTCTTCTGTTGCGAAACGGAACCCGAATGACTATCTGGCGGGGATGTGGAAGGACAGCCTACTGCCTTCGCTGGTGTGGTTGTTAGCTGAATACGAAGAAGGAAGCGAGCCACAACGGTCAAGTGATGCTCCGAGGGAAACAGAAGTGGCACCATCCTGGTCCTGGGCGTCCATCATGGATACAGTATCATGGCCTCAGAGCTCTGAATACACCCGGACAGTGCCTAGTGTCGAATTGGTGGACGTCGAGGTTGACCGAACATCTCAAAATTTGTTTGACGGCACTAATCTATGTCGACTTCGTCTTCGCGGCCATATGCGTAAGATATACCGATACATCGAGAACGGACAGCCTTGGATTAGCATTTCAGGAACAGTCCGGTTCCCGGAAGTATTGGAGATTAATGAGGAATTCTTTGACCACCCGTTGGCCTTGAGCTGGGACACGTGTCGAGAGTCGGTTGCGCTTGCACTGAAAGACGACAGTGACTGGCTGCCTGGTCGGACATATTTTCTGCTTCACATAGGCGCGGAGCAGACGGCGTACTGTGGGGATTGGGAGCCCGCGGCAGAGGAGGGCATAATTCTTGAAAAGACTCCAGAGCATGGAACGTATAGGCGGGTAGGGCATTTTCTTGTGCCCTATCTGTCGATCCAGGATTATGAGAGCTTCGAGCTGGCGGGCGCGTTTCATCGAGGCTTTGAAGGACTGCTGGATGAGAATTCGGGTGATTATCACGAGCTAGACCCTGATGGGAG CACCTTCACATCATACATCTCAACGGGTATTCCACCCCTCACCATATGA
- a CDS encoding uncharacterized protein (COG:S; EggNog:ENOG503P0HQ), translating to MARPSLDRPPSCSRSRSPSLVKSSSHPTPRRAIRPLLLLVALINLSWSLYQLPTTRVIESRLCFDYYSLSDPSAVPLDGTIPEELCKLDTIQQRLGKLQGVMETIWVGGDFLVTIPLVTLADRYGYGFVLRLNLVPRAFLLGWMLFVGYFRWLPVEWVVLAPAGSWLGGDCVLNSVVYFLVSELTGDVVLRATFFAYLNATTSIFSSQLGPALASMTMSFRLWLPFVLGLGLLLISAPLISLLPIAPPPHPVEPRETHDEERSSLPSPQAPPKSLLSLFSTRLSSILSLLTAPTPNFVLLLVVFFLASLASSDTKLLPLYITNRYHLLLSSIGYLLSVKAVFNFFLLTYIIPALLRKQAGFMSAHEPEAGPTRTTIHNAKICLLLSAFGALCIALAPSIGWLVCALGVYALGIALPMFTFGLLKSEHVVKQVDSETGVVFSVVMLVRTVGTLMGAMVMPLLWVEALKTGDPEDLGLPWGVSGIIYAVASVVLLGMKVAG from the exons ATGGCACGCCCTTCGTTAGACCGGCCTCCGTCTTGCTCAAGAAGCCGCTCGCCTTCCCTCGTCAAATCCTCTTCTCACCCCACTCCCCGCCGCGCAATCCGCCCGCTGCTTCTTCTGGTagccctcatcaacctctcaTGGTCGCTATACcaactccccaccacccgcGTGATTGAATCCCGGCTCTGTTTTGACTACTACTCCCTCAGTGATCCTTCAGCCGTTCCCCTGGACGGCACCATCCCAGAAGAGCTGTGCAAGCTCGATACCATCCAGCAGCGCTTGGGGAAGTTGCAAGGGGTGATGGAGACCatctgggttgggggtgacTTTCTCGTGACGATTCCTTTGGTGACGCTGGCGGATCGATATGGGTACGGATTCGTTTTGAGGCTGAACCTGGTCCCCCGCGCTTTTTTGCTGGGGTGGATGCTGTTTGTTGGGTACTTTAGGTGGCTGCCGGTGGAATGGGTTGTGCTTGCGCCAGCGGGGAGTTGGCTGGGAGGTGATTGCGTGTTGAACTCGGTTGTGTACTTTCTGGTGTCGGAGTTGACGGGGGATGTGGTTCTGCG GGCGACCTTCTTCGCCTACCTCAACGCTACGACTTCCATTTTCTCGAGTCAGCTTGGGCCTGCTCTGGCATCAATGACCATGTCATTCAGGCTGTGGCTACCCTTCGTACTAGGACTTGGTCTATTGTTGATATCGGCACCCCTGATCTCTTTGCTTCCCATAGCGCCTCCCCCGCACCCAGTTGAACCCCGAGAGACGCATGATGAAGAAAGGTCTTCTCTGCCGTCTCCTCAAGCACCACCCAAGTCTctgctctccctcttcagcaCACGCCtgtcctccatcctctcccttctcacCGCCCCCACGCCCAACTTCGTCTTACTTCTCGTcgttttcttcctcgcctccctcgcctcctccgacacgaagctcctccccctctacatcaccaaccgttaccacctccttctctctTCCATCGGCTACCTCCTCTCCGTCAAAGCCGTCTTTAATTTTTTTCTGTTAACCTACATCATCCCCGCCCTCCTTCGAAAACAGGCCGGGTTCATGTCTGCTCATGAGCCCGAAGCCGGTCCCACGAGGACAACGATTCACAACGCCAAAATCTGTTTACTTCTGTCGGCGTTCGGCGCATTGTGCATCGCCCTCGCTCCTAGTATTGGCTGGCTCGTTTGTGCGTTGGGGGTGTATGCACTGGGAATAGCTCTGCCAATGTTCACTTTTGGGCTGCTAAAGAGTGAGCATGTGGTCAAGCAGGTGGACTCTGAGACAGGGGTGGTGTTTTCAGTCGTGATGCTCGTTCGGACGGTGGGAACGCTGATGGgggcgatggtgatgcccCTGCTGTGGGTGGAAGCGTTGAAGACGGGAGATCCAGAGGATTTGGGGCTGCCTTGGGGGGTTAGTGGGATTATTTATGCGGTTGCGAGTGTGGTATTACTGGGTATGAAGGTGGCAGGGTAG
- a CDS encoding uncharacterized protein (EggNog:ENOG503P387) encodes MKLIITGSTGFLATELTRQSLSNPLITSLITLGRKPCPPPDPSTLLPNADLSKLKSVILEDFDRDDYPDNIKSDLSNADACIWTIAITPAQLKTVPWETTVKVCRDYAVTGIKVISSLTDKRPFRFVYVSGANAVRDPAKKPLLLGDYCVLRGEAENKILEFGKTSGGRVEVAIAKPGIISGPTKETGVLVRVFFGVVGIGKVRVGQVAGALLEGVAKGFERETYENEDLVRVGSGTVAGGE; translated from the coding sequence ATgaagctcatcatcaccggctCAACCGGCTTCCTAGCCACAGAACTAACCCGCcaatccctctccaaccctctcatcacctccctcatcaccctcggCCGGAAACCCTGCCCCCCGCCCGacccatccaccctcctcccaaacgcCGACCTCTCCAAACTCAAATCTGTCATCCTTGAGGATTTCGACAGAGATGACTACCCCGACAACATCAAATCTGACCTCTCCAACGCAGACGCCTGCATCTGGACCATAGCCATCACCCCCGCCCAGCTCAAGACCGTGCCCTGGGAGACAACGGTCAAGGTCTGCCGTGACTACGCCGTGACTGGGATCAAGGtgatctcctccttgacggATAAAAGGCCGTTTAGATTTGTCTATGTCAGTGGTGCGAACGCTGTGCGGGATCCGGCAAAGAagccgttgttgttgggcgATTATTGCGTTCTCCGCGGCGAGGCGGAAAACAAAATCTTGGAGTTTGGGAAAACATctgggggaagggtggaggtggcgatTGCGAAGCCGGGGATTATCTCTGGTCCGACCAAGGAGacgggggtgttggtgagggtgtttTTCGGCgtggttgggattgggaagGTGAGGGTTGGGCAGGTTGCTGGTgcgttgttggagggggttgcgAAGGGGTTTGAGAGGGAGACGTATGAGAATGAGGATTTGGTCAGGGTGGGGAGTGGGACGGTGGCGGGGGGTGAGTAG